A genomic stretch from Eubacterium sulci ATCC 35585 includes:
- a CDS encoding pseudouridine synthase yields the protein MPDKYQFTISPEEAGQQLKRIIKQKYHFSSRLMTKIKFGNLLICNGESVPGWTTANEGDKITVLMPEEQSHFPAEDIPIYPVYEDDDLLFIDKQAEVTVHPTKGHPDHTIANGLMNYMNQTGQSFKIRFINRLDMDTTGILIIGKNSYAQAELNKQMTANTTVKKYYAVVDGIIEEDEIEIDLPIGRPIEGNIARRVLPVSEGGYPSKTSVKVLQRYKTATLVDLRLYTGRTHQIRVHMAHIGHPLLGDWLYKGPCDIFDKRQALHSYYFECDHPVKKTRLKIKTDIPADIKELISKLESEI from the coding sequence ATGCCAGATAAATATCAGTTTACCATCTCCCCTGAGGAAGCCGGTCAGCAGCTAAAAAGAATAATCAAGCAGAAGTACCATTTTTCTTCAAGGTTAATGACGAAAATTAAATTCGGAAATCTCCTAATTTGCAACGGTGAGTCAGTTCCTGGCTGGACAACAGCAAATGAAGGCGACAAAATAACCGTTTTGATGCCAGAAGAGCAAAGCCACTTCCCTGCTGAAGACATACCCATTTATCCAGTCTACGAAGACGATGATTTACTTTTTATTGATAAGCAGGCTGAGGTCACAGTACACCCTACAAAGGGACATCCTGACCACACTATTGCAAACGGGCTCATGAACTATATGAACCAAACAGGCCAAAGCTTTAAGATTAGATTTATAAACAGGCTCGACATGGACACAACTGGGATTTTGATAATTGGAAAAAACTCCTATGCACAGGCTGAACTCAACAAACAAATGACCGCAAATACTACAGTCAAAAAATACTATGCTGTAGTAGATGGAATTATAGAAGAAGATGAAATAGAAATCGATCTTCCTATCGGTAGACCTATTGAGGGAAATATAGCTCGCAGAGTTTTACCTGTGTCAGAAGGCGGTTACCCTTCTAAGACATCTGTCAAAGTCCTTCAGAGGTATAAAACAGCCACTCTCGTCGATTTAAGATTGTATACCGGAAGAACACACCAAATTAGAGTTCATATGGCTCATATCGGACATCCTCTTCTTGGAGACTGGCTATATAAAGGCCCTTGCGATATTTTTGATAAAAGACAAGCTTTACACTCCTATTACTTTGAGTGTGACCACCCGGTCAAAAAGACAAGACTAAAAATCAAA
- a CDS encoding inorganic polyphosphate kinase has protein sequence MQRKILIYNSQTENSISTKKLLSEKLIAKEFTIVSELDSEVELIVCIGGDGTFLDLIHEFDFPMIPIIGINTGHLGFFQEIMPDRLDEFIDNYINQKYSIQSMQTVMAHVYHDGICEELKGLNEIIIASNANYAYSVHFDISIAGSFIERFSGDGLLVSTPAGSTAYNYSLGGSIVDPRLRLLQATPIAPMNTTAYRSFTSSILLPPDLSMEVKPVDNSSKVKITIAFDGFSKFFDNVSNIEVCLSETNVKLLRLESYDFWSKVKSKFL, from the coding sequence ATGCAAAGAAAGATTTTGATCTACAACAGTCAAACAGAAAACTCAATTTCAACAAAAAAACTCCTTAGCGAAAAGCTTATAGCAAAGGAGTTCACAATAGTTAGCGAGCTCGACAGCGAGGTTGAGCTCATAGTATGCATAGGCGGAGATGGAACTTTTTTGGATCTAATTCATGAATTTGATTTTCCGATGATCCCTATTATTGGAATTAATACAGGTCATCTAGGGTTTTTCCAAGAGATTATGCCAGATAGACTCGATGAATTCATCGATAACTACATCAATCAGAAGTACTCTATTCAGAGCATGCAGACTGTTATGGCCCATGTCTACCACGACGGTATCTGCGAAGAACTTAAAGGCTTAAACGAGATAATAATAGCAAGCAATGCCAACTATGCATATTCGGTGCATTTTGATATATCAATTGCCGGAAGCTTTATTGAAAGATTCAGCGGTGACGGCCTTTTGGTTTCTACCCCAGCAGGAAGTACAGCTTATAACTACTCTCTCGGCGGAAGCATTGTTGACCCAAGGCTTAGACTGCTTCAAGCAACTCCAATCGCACCAATGAATACGACTGCATATAGATCATTTACATCAAGCATCCTTCTGCCACCTGATCTCAGCATGGAGGTGAAACCAGTTGACAATAGCAGTAAAGTCAAAATAACCATAGCCTTTGATGGATTTTCTAAATTCTTTGATAATGTGAGCAATATTGAAGTATGTCTCTCTGAGACAAATGTTAAACTGCTCAGGCTTGAATCTTACGACTTCTGGTCAAAGGTAAAGAGCAAGTTCCTATAA
- a CDS encoding oligopeptidase PepB translates to MERKKVKDRSEIDLKYKWDLSTMYASDELWEDDYKKASELADKFTKYQGNVTSSSSTLLSALRDIDSIDLLLGKMICYAKMKQDEDNTNSKYQELFGRGMTLATEVSSKMSFFTPELLSSSEETILGFLEENKDLALYEFTLKNTLRMKKHVLSAEEEGILAKLSAVTHAPDTIFSMLNDADMSFGEITGEDGESFELTHGNYINAMESSDRTLRKNAFEAMYKQYKEHINTITAIYNTNVKADCTKASIRKYESARQAELYGHDIPESVYDNLISVVHEYLPVLHKYTEIRKKILGVDELKMYDIYTPLVDVPNNKISFDEAVEIMKSALSVLGDDYIETVDQGINNRWIDIYENKGKTSGAYSFGSYDSNPFILLNYGDKLQDVLTLVHEMGHSMHSYYTRKNQPPVYGDYSIFVAEVASTVNESLLLNYLLENENDKTSKMYILNKFIEEFRATVFRQTMFAEFENWTHKYVEEGGSLTAERLCEEYEKLNSMYFGDALSKDDYIKYEWARIPHFYRSFYVYQYATGFSAATAISKKILKEGEKAVKDYRRFLTLGSSMFPVDELKVAGVDMSKPEPIRDAMEMFSSLVDEFEAMI, encoded by the coding sequence ATGGAACGCAAAAAAGTCAAAGACAGGTCTGAAATAGATCTTAAATATAAATGGGATTTAAGCACAATGTACGCAAGCGACGAGCTTTGGGAAGATGACTACAAGAAGGCTTCAGAGCTAGCAGATAAATTCACAAAATACCAAGGTAATGTAACAAGTTCAAGCAGCACCCTTCTATCAGCGCTTCGCGATATTGACAGCATAGATTTACTTCTTGGCAAAATGATTTGCTACGCAAAGATGAAACAAGACGAAGACAATACAAATAGCAAGTATCAGGAACTATTTGGAAGAGGCATGACACTGGCTACCGAAGTCTCATCAAAGATGAGTTTCTTTACTCCTGAGCTTCTCAGCTCATCCGAAGAAACCATTCTTGGATTTTTAGAGGAGAACAAAGACCTCGCTCTTTATGAGTTCACCCTAAAAAATACTCTTCGTATGAAAAAGCATGTTCTATCTGCTGAAGAGGAAGGTATACTCGCTAAATTAAGTGCGGTTACACATGCACCTGACACGATTTTCTCCATGCTAAACGACGCTGATATGAGTTTTGGTGAGATTACAGGAGAAGATGGTGAAAGCTTTGAACTCACCCACGGCAACTATATTAATGCTATGGAATCAAGTGATAGAACGCTTAGGAAAAACGCATTTGAGGCAATGTACAAACAGTACAAGGAGCATATAAATACTATTACTGCTATATATAACACCAATGTAAAGGCAGACTGCACCAAGGCAAGTATCCGTAAATATGAATCGGCAAGGCAAGCTGAACTTTACGGTCACGATATTCCTGAATCAGTTTACGATAATCTTATTTCTGTTGTGCATGAGTATCTCCCAGTTTTACATAAGTACACAGAGATACGCAAGAAAATTTTAGGTGTTGACGAACTAAAGATGTACGATATTTACACACCTTTGGTTGATGTTCCTAACAATAAGATAAGCTTTGATGAAGCAGTTGAAATAATGAAAAGCGCCCTATCTGTACTTGGAGACGACTATATAGAAACAGTTGACCAAGGCATAAATAATAGATGGATTGACATCTACGAGAATAAAGGTAAGACGAGTGGCGCGTACAGTTTTGGATCATACGATAGCAATCCTTTTATACTGCTAAACTATGGTGATAAGCTTCAGGATGTTTTGACGCTTGTTCACGAGATGGGGCACTCCATGCACTCCTACTATACAAGAAAGAATCAGCCACCTGTATACGGTGACTATTCCATCTTTGTTGCAGAAGTTGCATCAACAGTTAACGAGTCTCTCCTTCTCAACTATCTTCTTGAGAATGAAAACGATAAGACATCAAAGATGTACATCCTAAACAAGTTCATCGAGGAATTCAGAGCTACTGTATTTCGTCAGACAATGTTTGCAGAATTTGAGAACTGGACTCACAAATATGTTGAAGAAGGTGGAAGTCTCACTGCAGAAAGACTTTGTGAAGAATATGAAAAGCTCAATTCAATGTACTTTGGCGATGCCCTATCAAAGGATGACTACATTAAATATGAATGGGCTAGAATTCCTCACTTCTATCGCTCCTTCTATGTATATCAGTATGCTACAGGATTTTCAGCTGCAACAGCTATATCAAAGAAAATTCTTAAAGAAGGCGAAAAAGCAGTTAAGGATTATAGACGCTTCCTAACACTAGGTTCAAGCATGTTCCCTGTTGATGAACTCAAAGTTGCAGGTGTAGATATGAGCAAGCCAGAGCCTATCAGAGATGCAATGGAAATGTTTAGTTCCTTAGTAGATGAATTTGAAGCGATGATATAG
- a CDS encoding glutamate racemase, whose amino-acid sequence MDNRPIGFFDSGVGGVTTIPHIMRMLPNESIIFFGDTARTPYGSKSAKTIRQFTLQIGEFLKKNDVKMIVIACNTVSSTALELLRETYPDIPIVGCITPTAKEVVKICDKDSRIGIMATKATVKSGVYEDKIKSLNEELFIESIACPALVPLIEEGIIDNEIMDLTLKYYLDDFIRENDINTLILGCTHYPLISKNLKRLYPNIKIFSSSKEVATAVKMELEAADMLSQNENAKSIFYASDLSENFVNMIERILGRDSDELNIKFKNLDI is encoded by the coding sequence ATGGACAATAGACCGATAGGTTTTTTTGATTCAGGAGTTGGCGGTGTAACGACGATTCCGCACATAATGAGAATGCTACCAAATGAGAGCATTATCTTTTTTGGAGATACGGCAAGGACTCCATATGGTTCAAAGTCAGCAAAGACAATAAGACAGTTCACACTTCAGATAGGTGAATTTCTTAAAAAGAACGATGTCAAGATGATTGTCATAGCCTGTAACACTGTTAGTTCAACAGCTCTAGAGCTGTTGAGAGAGACTTATCCTGATATTCCTATCGTTGGTTGCATCACCCCAACAGCAAAAGAAGTTGTCAAGATATGTGATAAGGATAGCAGGATAGGAATAATGGCAACAAAGGCGACAGTTAAATCAGGAGTGTATGAGGACAAGATTAAGTCGCTAAACGAGGAGCTTTTTATAGAATCCATAGCGTGCCCGGCGCTGGTACCTTTGATAGAAGAAGGAATTATCGACAATGAGATAATGGATCTAACTCTTAAGTATTACCTTGATGATTTCATAAGGGAAAACGATATCAATACTTTGATTTTGGGCTGTACTCACTATCCGCTGATATCCAAGAATCTCAAGAGACTTTATCCTAATATCAAGATATTCAGTTCGTCAAAGGAGGTTGCTACAGCAGTCAAGATGGAGCTTGAGGCTGCAGATATGCTCTCGCAAAACGAGAATGCAAAGAGCATTTTTTATGCAAGTGACCTTTCAGAGAACTTCGTAAATATGATTGAGAGAATATTAGGGCGAGATAGCGACGAACTTAATATTAAGTTTAAGAACTTAGATATATAA